The Garra rufa chromosome 18, GarRuf1.0, whole genome shotgun sequence genome window below encodes:
- the LOC141290581 gene encoding uncharacterized protein codes for MFKAEKGTLISLSTQAFVDLGQTLDQAIVRPVNEGCITKWFDRDDPSGKGDYELLADLLNAYPGEICPNPIRIEAQTVSGQPASQTGNVFQVYNPTTGFSCVNANQVRRKCADYKVRFTCPEEWCSRCRTRWFDRDDPSRLGDIETLLLILMKYPLQVCPQPIAIEVATISGTPVLPTGNNFHIYDATQGFACVNKPLNGWWCQDYKVRFTCPKRFCRRNCWISLFDRVNPSELNDNETLSLNTETYPLQVCPQLVATEVATISGTPVLQTGNNQVSEPLQDIECVNDQHGGRICED; via the exons GTACACTCATCTCACTCTCCACTCAGG CTTTTGTGGATTTAGGCCAGACATTGGACCAAGCCATTGTTCGGCCAGTCAATG aAGGTTGTATAACCAAGTGGTTTGACCGTGATGACCCAAGTGGGAAAGGAGACTACGAGCTGTTGGCTGATCTTCTTAATGCATACCCTGGAGAAATATGTCCAAATCCAATCAGAATAGAGGCTCAGACTGTCTCTGGCCAACCAGCGTCTCAAACAGGAAACGTCTTTCAAGT ATATAATCCAACAACTGGATTTTCTTGTGTAAACGCAAACCAAGTAAGAAGGAAATGTGCTGATTACAAGGTGCGCTTTACCTGCCCAGAGGAATGGTGTTCAA GATGTAGGACACGCTGGTTTGACCGAGATGACCCTAGTAGACTAGGAGACATTGAGACGCTGTTGTTAATCCTGATGAAATACCCACTACAAGTCTGCCCTCAGCCCATCGCCATTGAAGTCGCAACCATTAGTGGGACCCCTGTACTGCCGACTGGAAACAATTTTCATAT ATATGATGCAACACAGGGCTTTGCTTGTGTGAATAAACCACTAAATGGATGGTGGTGTCAGGACTACAAGGTCCGTTTCACATGTCCAAAGAGGTTTTGCCGTCGAA ATTGCTGGATATCCTTGTTTGACCGAGTTAATCCAAGTGAGCTGAACGACAATGAGACACTGTCGTTGAACACAGAAACATATCCACTACAGGTTTGCCCTCAGCTTGTCGCCACTGAGGTCGCAACCATTAGTGGGACCCCTGTACTGCAGACTGGAAACAATCAAGT ATCTGAGCCACTACAGGACATTGAATGTGTAAATGATCAGCATGGTGGAAGGATCTGTGAGGACTAA